The sequence below is a genomic window from Labilibaculum sp. DW002.
GGTTATGGGGCATTTACATGCTTTTGGTAGCCTTAGAGACAATATTTCTGGTCTTAGGAGAGATGGATTGGTTCGATGCAATCTGTCATTCATTTGGAACCTTAGCTTCAGGAGGATTCTCTACTAAAAATGCGAGTGTTGCTAATTATTCTCCATACATTCAATATGTACTGATTGTTTTTATGTTTTTAGCGGGTACTAATTTTACACTTCATTATTTTGCTATAAAAGGGCGATTTAAAAAAATCTGGAGCAATGTTGAGTTTAGAGTATATGTTGGTCTAATTTTATTGGTAGCTTCCATCATTACAATAACTTTGGTGTATCTCGATCATGGAACCTTTGAGAAATCTTTTCGAGACGCATTGTTTCAAGTTGTTTCGATCATTACAAGTACAGGTTTTGTAAGTGCCGATTACACCTTATGGCATCCTTATTTGTTATTTCTGATATTCGGCTTAATGTTTACAGGTGCATGTGTTGGATCAACTTCAGGGGGTGTTAAAATTCTTCGTCATTTACTCCTTTTTAAAAATAGTATACTTGAATTTAAACGGATGATTCATCCGTCTGCAGTCCTTCCAGTTCGTTACAATAACGAAGCGGTTTCTCAAAGTATAATTTCTAAAATTCTGGCATTCTTAATACTATATTTTATGTTGTTTTTTATTGGGTGTTTTGCGATGTCTCTGGTCGGATTAGATTTTGTATCAGCAATGGGAGCAGTCGCTACAACAATGGGTGGAATTGGACCTGGTTTAGGAATGGTTGGGCCTATGAATAATTTTTCGCTAGTTCCTGATTCGGGCAAATGGATTCTTTCTTTTTTAATGTTGCTTGGTCGACTAGAGTTATTCACCTTTTTAATTATTTTTACGCCGTCTTTTTGGAAGAATCAATAGACTTAGTTTTTTTTAACAGCTTAGAGTAATATCTTTAGGCGAACTCTCAACCCAAAAAAAGTGGTCAAGTATAAAGTTATTTTAAATATTCTGGGGAAACTTCTAGTCGGGGAAAGCTTCTTTCTATTTCTTTCTCTACTTATAGCATTATTTTATAAGGAGCCAGATAGCATGGCCTTTCTAAAATCAGGCTTGATAACTTTTGCAGTTGGCGCATCAAGTTATCTAAGTTCAAAGGGAGTTAAGAAAGATATGGGGAAGCGAGAAGGTTACATTATTGTAAGTCTCGTTTGGGTTGTATTTTCAATATTTGGATGCTTACCCTATTTGTTTAGTGGATCAATACCTTCGCTTACTGATGCTTTTTTTGAAACCATGTCGGGTTTCACAACCACAGGTTCTTCTATTCTGAATAATATTGAAGAACTTCCACATGGCATTTTGTTTTGGAGATCCTTAACTCAGTGGCTAGGTGGTATGGGGATAATTGTGATGTTCTTAGCAATACTTCCAACCTTAGGTATTGGAGGACGCGAACTTTTTATTGCAGAAGTTCCCGGACCTGCACCCGATAAATTAACACCACGAATTAAAGAAACGGCACGTAACCTTTGGGGGCTTTATGCTTCGTTTACTGCAGTTGAATGTGTATTGCTGATGCTTGGAGGCATGTCCTTCTTCGATGCAATAAACCACTCATTAACGACTATGGCAACAGGAGGATACTCAACCAAACAAGCTAGTGTTGGTTATTTTGATTCTGCTTATTTGCAATATATTATCATCGTTTTCATGTTTATAGCCGGAACCAATTTTACCCTTTCATATGGTGTGGTTACCGGCCGATTCCGAAAGGTGTTTAAAGATGAAGA
It includes:
- a CDS encoding TrkH family potassium uptake protein, translating into MFNWKFVFYVMSVLMIVESFFLLVSSAVALFYGDGDFNAFVQSAAISLAFGGVIYLFTCRCSREVGKREAFLVVSLVWVVFSIFGALPFLLGGYINGFTDAFFETISGFTTTGASIINDIEALPHGILFWRSLTHLLGGMGILVLTVAILPIFGFGVMSLFSAEAAGITTDKLHPRIKETAQRLWGIYMLLVALETIFLVLGEMDWFDAICHSFGTLASGGFSTKNASVANYSPYIQYVLIVFMFLAGTNFTLHYFAIKGRFKKIWSNVEFRVYVGLILLVASIITITLVYLDHGTFEKSFRDALFQVVSIITSTGFVSADYTLWHPYLLFLIFGLMFTGACVGSTSGGVKILRHLLLFKNSILEFKRMIHPSAVLPVRYNNEAVSQSIISKILAFLILYFMLFFIGCFAMSLVGLDFVSAMGAVATTMGGIGPGLGMVGPMNNFSLVPDSGKWILSFLMLLGRLELFTFLIIFTPSFWKNQ
- a CDS encoding TrkH family potassium uptake protein, coding for MAFLKSGLITFAVGASSYLSSKGVKKDMGKREGYIIVSLVWVVFSIFGCLPYLFSGSIPSLTDAFFETMSGFTTTGSSILNNIEELPHGILFWRSLTQWLGGMGIIVMFLAILPTLGIGGRELFIAEVPGPAPDKLTPRIKETARNLWGLYASFTAVECVLLMLGGMSFFDAINHSLTTMATGGYSTKQASVGYFDSAYLQYIIIVFMFIAGTNFTLSYGVVTGRFRKVFKDEEFRFYTIVVFLFSIMITLGLLASGNIAGEQAFRDALFTVVSIITTTGYATADYLLWMPFLGMLIFVLMFVGGSAGSTGGGVKVVRILLLFKNSFYELKRLIHPNAVIPTRYNQRVVDSKTVTNILAFFVFYIIIFMFSTVLMSFWSADIFSALSAVATTLGNIGPGFSEIGPMENFSKLPDFAKWFLSFLMLLGRLELFTVLVLFSPSFWKE